A window of Variovorax paradoxus EPS genomic DNA:
AGCCGTCGGGTAGCGCGTAGTACACGCCGCCGCTGTCGCGCGCACGCGCACGCTTCTTGCCGAAGTCGGTGAAGTAGAAGCCGCCATGCGCGTCGAACACAAGGTCGTTGGGCGACGAAAGCCGGTGTTCGCCGCAGTGGGTGTAGAGCGTCGTGATGCTGCCGCCGGCAAGGTCGACGCGCCGGATGCTGCCGCCCTCGTAGTCGGGCGCCGGCCCGGTCGAGGTGAAACGGCCAGGCACATAGGCGCTGCCGCCGTTGTCGCAGACATAGAGCGCGCCGTCGGGCCCGATCGCGGCACCGTTCGGGCCGCCGCCGCAGTCGCTCAGCGTGTGGATTTGCCCGTCCGGCGCGACCCGCACGATGCGCCCGGCGCGCATCTCGACCAGCACCACCGAGCCATCGCCCAGTGCCACCGGGCCTTCAGGAAATTGCAGACCCTCGGCCAGGATTTTCATGATCTCGCTCGACCTGTTCCGACGTGCACGACGCCGGAAAAAGCCTTGTCTCTTAATGATTTAGGCGCCAAAGATAGCGTTCTGGCCGCTGCGCTTCAATCACAATTAACTCATGCGAGAAATGACTAAAAGTCATCCCCTCGCTAGGCCGCGAGCAGGTTCATCCGCGCGAGCAGCTTGCGGCCCAGGGGAATGCGCTTGGCCACGTCGGCTTCGCCGTGCATGTCGATGTTCAGCGCAAAGCTCTGCACGCTGCCGTTCGCCTGCGCCACCCAGCCGACCCACCAGCCGAGCGAGAAGCCCGGCGTTTCGTACCAACCGGTCTTGCCGTGCAGGGCGTGCGTCGGCATCTTTTCCAGCAGCGTGATCTCGTGGACCATGTCCTGCGTACGCGTCGACATCGGCAGGCTGCGCTGCGCGAGCCGCATCAAGAAGCGCACCTGTTCGGCGGCCGAAATCTGCAGCTTGTCGTTGACCCAGAACTGGTCGACCTCGGTGTCCAGTGTCTCGTTGCCGTAGTGCAGCTTCGCGATCCATTCGTTCATGCGCGCGAGGCCGATGCGGCGCGCCACCCCGCGGTAGATCGGCAGGTGCGAGACGCGGATCGCGTCGCGCAGGTTCATGTCGCGCTCCCACTCCTTGCGCTTGTAGGTGCCGCCGCCGTAAGGGAGGATTTCGTCGATGTCCTTCACCGCGCCGGTCTCCAGCGCGATCAGGCTGTTGGGAATCTTGAAGGTCGATGCGGGGCTGTAGCGCTTGTCGGCGCGCCGGCGGTCGACCACGGTGAGCTTCGCGGTGGCGCTGTCGAGCACCACCCAGGTTCCGCGCACACCCGCTTCCTTGAAGTGAGTGGCGAGGTCAGGGCGCTCCTCGACATGTACGACGGGCCTGGCCGCGTCGGCAAAAGGGGTGGCGCCGAGAGCGGCGAGCAGGCCGCAGCCGCTCTGGGCAAGAAAAGTCCTGCGGCGTGCGGCGCGGGGCGTGCGGGTCGTGAACGGGGCTGGAACAAGAGGCATGGTTTGCGTGCTATGCGGAATGGAACGTGCCGGATCATCCGGCGCACGCTCGCCATCCACAACGCAAGCAGCCTGTCGCTTCGTCACCCGCGTAACGGCCGTAACCGCGGGGCGCCGTCAGCTGTCGTCGATCAACCCACGCTCGCGCGCCTGCTGCTCGTTGCCGAAGATCGCCATCGCGGTGCGCATGCGCTTGAAGCCCAGCTTCTTGTAGAAGGGCTCCTTGCCCGCCACCGCATACAGGATGATCTTGCGATGCCCGCGCGAGAACTCCACGAGCTTCGCGACGATCGCCTTGCCGAGGCCGGTGCCCTGGCAGTCCGGGTGCACGGCCACGTCGCAGATGTAGGAGCAGTCGAGGCCGTCGGCCACTGCGCGGCCGGCGCCGACCAGCCGGCCATCTTCATAGACGAGGCACTTGAACAGGCTGTTGGAAAACACGACCTGCAGGTCGGCCGGCTTTTTGTGGCCGAGCGGGGCGATCTCGTAGAGGCGGGAGAGCTCGTTCCAGTCGAGCGCTTCGAGCGTGTGTCGCCATTCGAGGCTCATCGCGACACTCCGCTGCGCATCCTCGCTCACTGGCCCATTGAATAGAAGAATTCCTCGCGCACGATCTTGCCGTCCTTGACGGTGTAGAGCGCCATTTCTTCCATCGTGAAGCGTTGCTTGGTGGGCTTCATGGTCACGTCGAACTTGAAGCCGACGATGAAGCGGTCGTCATGCGGCCACGGGCCCGCGACCTGCCAGGAATGCACCTCGTGGTTGGCGGTCCACCATTCGCCCTTGGCCTGGATGGCCGCAAGGCCGACCGCCTCGCGCGACTGGCCGGGCGGACCGCCCGCCTCCACGCTCACGGCTTCGGGTGCGTAGAGCACGCGGGCCTCGTCGAACTTTCCTTCCTTGCAGAGCGCCACGAGCTTGTTGGCGATTTCCAGGGTGTTCATGAGTTCTCCTATGAAAGACGCAGGGGGATGGCGGAGGCGGGAGTGTAGGCCTGGGCTGGTGTCGCGTGCTACCTCTGCGTGTTCGAGGCGTGCTGTCGGAGGGAGGTCATGCAGGCTGGAGAAGATCCCACTTGTTGCCGCAGAGGTCCAGGAAGACCGCGACCGTGCCGTGCGGCTCGTGCCTCGGTTCTTCGAGAAAGCGGACGCCGTGCGCCTTCATGTGTGCGTGGTCGGCGGCGAAGTCCCGCGTGTGCAGGAACAGGAAGACGCGGCCGCCGGCCTGGTTGCCGACCGCCGCCTGCTGTTCGTCGTTCGCGGCCTTGGCGAGCAGCAGCGTGGCACCTGCATTGCGCGAAGGCGCGACCACCACCCAGCGCTTGCCGGGGCCGCGCGGCGTGTCTTCGAGAAGGTCGAAGCGCAGCGCTTCGGTGAAGAATCGGATGGCTTCGTCGTAGTCGTGGACGAGGAGGGTGACGGTGGCGAGATGTCGGGGCATCGGCTGGCCCGATCGATCAGGTGAAAACAATCGCCGTCTTGTGCGCAATGCTCAACCGGGCCGACTCATACAGCAGCAGCCACGATTCGATTTCCCGGTAGAGGCCTTCGTCTTCGCCCATGCTGTCGCTGATCCGTTCGGCTTCCTCGTCCGACAGTTGCCCGTCCGTGAGCGCGATGCCCAGCGCAGGCGCGACCAGCACCAGTTCCTCGAGCAAACGGTACGAGGAGCCGAGCATGCCGCCGGGCAGGTCGGTCTCGTCTTCATCGGCAAAGATCACTTCCTCGAAGTCGACCGGCACATAGAAGCCTTCCGCGTCGGAGTGGCACAGCAGGTGGCTCTCGAAGGTGCTCGCCACGTCTTCGAGCGTCTCGTCTTCCGTGGGGTCGGTGTCTTCGGGCAGCGGCGTCGCCATCCATCCGGGCGTCGTCACGCGGTGCGCGTAGGCGCGGCGCAGGTAGTGGATGAACGAGTAGGGCAGGCCGTCGATGGGTGCGCGCGAATCGAGCGGCGGCAGCATGCGGGGCTCCACGTGCGGCGGCAGGCCCGCCTCGGCGAGCTTGCGGTTCACGACCGCGAAGTCTTCATCGAAATGCTCGGCGCTCTCGGGATCGTTTTCGATCAGGTCGGCGAGGATGCCGACGGCAATGGCCAGGCCCATGGGGTTCTCCAGGTTGTGGGTGGGTTCGCTGCGATGCGATGGTGGCGACAGCCGGTGAAGGCGGCATGACGGCCGGCCTTCACCGTGGGTTGCTTCGTTACTTCGCCGCCTCCACCTTCACGCGCGCATTCGGCGCCTCGCCGAACATCTCGGGCGCATACATCGCTTCGACTCGGCTCGGCGGCAGCGCGAAGTCGCCGACGTTGTTCAGGCGCACGGTGTATTCCATCTTCACCACGCCCTTGGGCAGGTACTCGTAGTAGCTGCGGAAGGCCTCGAAGCTGCGTTCTTCGAAAGCGGCCCAGCCGGCGCCGGACTTCTTCTCGCCCTGCGTGGCGATCTGCGAGTCACGGCCGAGGCCGCCGCCCAGGATGGTCGCGCCACCCGGGATCGGGTCGCTGATCACCACCCAGGTCATGTCGGCACTGGCGTTCACTTCCAGCGTGACGCGCAGCACGTCGCCGCGGGTGTACTTGCCCGCGGTGGCCTGCTCGACCGGCGTGATGGTCTTCTTGATCGCGTAGCCGGCGGCGAACGGCGCCTTCAGCTGCACGGCGGCAATGGACTGCAGCGTGAGCCACGGCTTGCCGGTGCCTTGCTGCGTCACCAGCAGCGTGTCGCGCACGGGCGCACCGGAAGGCGATGCGGCCCACGGCAGGAACATCGTGTTGTTCTTCAGGTTGCCCGGCGATGCGGGCGCGCCGAAGAAGGTGGTCTGGTTCGGTGCACCGGCCGCGTCGCTGGTCTTCACGCGTTCGACCTGGCTCCAGTTGACCTGGGCCTTCACCGCGCCGAGCGTGGCGGCCGTGACGCCGGCCACCGGCGTGCTCTCGAACACCTTGCTGAATTTCTCCAGCGCGAGCCCGCCCCACAGGTTGGCGGTGGTGGTGTGCCAGGCGCCGTTCTGCTGGCGGCCGATGAAGCCGTTGGCGAGCTTGCCGATGTCGTCCTTCCAGCTCGGATCGTCCATCACGCTGAGCAGCAGGCGCGCGGTGTTCACGTCGCCGTTGGTCATGAGCCACCACCAGTAGTCGTCCTGCTCGGTGCTGAAGATGAGCTTGGTGCCTTGATACGACAGGCGCGCCTTCAGCACGTTGTTGGCTTCGTCCAGGCGTTGCTGGCGCTGCGGCACGTCGTTCACGCGCTTCAGGATATTGAGCCAGTCGATCACCGCGCTGGTGGGCCACTGGTTCGGCGCGATCGTGATGCTGCCCAGCATGCTGCCCTTCGCCTTGCCGTAGCGCGAGAGTGCTTCGAGCGCGGCGAGCTTGCGCACGTCCAGGTCCTTGCGCGGGCTCCAGAACTCGCGCGTGATGCGGCCTTCGACAAAGGCGATCAGGCCCGATTCCATCGGCGCGCGCACGTCGTCGGCGAGCGCGAAGGCGGGGTTCAGCTGCGCGGCCTCGTTCGTCGCTGCGAGCAGGTACGAGGTGAGGATGTCGCTGCCGCGGTTGGCTTCGCCGTCGCGTGGCGGGAAGTAGTTGGCGAGGCCGTCGCCGTCCAGGTACGTCGGCAGCGTCGCCAGCACGCCCTGCCACATCTTCGCGTCGCGCAGGCCCACCGACTTGCTGGTCTTCTGTTCGAGGCAGATGAAGGGGTAGTTCGCGAACCAGTCGCGCACGCCCGGCAGGCCTTCGGCGAGCTTGGGCTGCAGAGACAGCTTCAGGCCGCCGCGGCCCGGGAGGGCGTCGGCGGGCGGTGCCACGTCGAGCGTGAACGGGCCGTCGATCTGCACCAGCGTGGCCTGCTGCACCGTGAGCGGCACCGAGGGCACGATGCGCTGGCGCACCTTGAGCGCATCGCGTGCGCCGCCGAGCGTGTCCTTCGCCTCGATTTCCCACAGGATGGCTTCGGCGCGCGTCTGCGCGAGCTGCGCGGGCGCGGTCACGGTCCATGCGACTTCACGCGCTTCGCCGGCCGGAATGTCCACGGTCTGCGTCTCCAGCGTGAGCAGCGTGGCGCGCGGCGTGGCCTCGACCTTCATCGGCTTTTGCGTGGTGTTGCGCAGCGTGATCTGGGCGCGGAACTGATCGTCCTCGCGCACCAGCGGCGGCAGGCCGCTGATGATCTGCAGGTCCTGCGTGGCCTGGATGCTCGCCTGGCCGGTGCCGAAGAGGCTCGTGCCCGAATCGGCCACGGCCACGATCTTGAAGGTGGTGAGCGCATCGTTCAGCGGCACCGTCACCACGGCCTGGCCGTTGGCGTCGAGCACCACCTTCGGGTTCCACACGAGCAGGGTGTCGAGCAGTTCGCGCGTCTGGCCCTTGCCGCCGCCGCCGCCCGCGGGCACGGCCTTGCGCCCGTAGTGGCGCCGGCCGACGATTTCCATCTGCGCGGTGGAGGTGCTCACGCCCCAACTGCGGCGCTGCAGCATCGCGTTCAGCAGGTTCCAGCTGTCGTTGGGCATCAGCTCCAGCAGGGCCTGGTCGACCGCGGCCAGCGCCACTTCGGCGCCGGCTGCGGGCTTGCCGTCGGGCAGCTTGGCGGTGATGGTGATCTGCGCCTTGCTGCGGATCGGGTAGCTGGGCTTGTCGCTGGTGACGGTCACGTCCAGCTGGTGAGCGCGCGTGCCGACGCGGATCTCGGCCATGCCCAGGCGATAGGCGGGCTTGCTCAGGTCGACCATCGCGGTCGGCGCGACGTATTCCTTGCCCTCGTACCAGAAGGCCGTCCACCACTCGCGCGGCGCCTTGAAGCCCCAGGTGAAGAAGCTGTACCACGGCACTTCGCGCAAACGGCCGCGCAGCGCGAGCACGCTGATGTAAGCGTTCGGCCCCCATTCGGGCTTGACCTGCAGGGTGACCGTCGGGTCCTTGCCGTCGAGCTGCACGACGTGGGTTTCGATGATGCCTTCGCGTTCCACCGAGACCAGCGCGGTCGCGAAGCGGAAGGGGCTGCGCACCTGGAACTTGGCGACCTCGCCGGGCTGGTAGCTCTTCTTCTCGGGCAGCACGTCGATGCGATCGTTGTCCTCGCCGCCGAACCAGAGTTCGCCCTGCTTGGTCACGTAGACGGAGCTCACGGCCTTGGCGTCGCGGCCGTCGCCGTCGGTTGCGCTGGCGATGAGTTCGACTTCGCCGGCTTCCTTCAATTCCGATTCGCACAGCAGCAGGCCGCGCGCATCGCTCTTGCCGCTGCAGACGGTGCCGATGTCCTTGGTCTCGGTCTTGTTGTCGTAGGTGTAGAAGCCGCCCACCATGCGCTTGCGGCTGGTGGTAGTGATACGTGCCACGGCGCGCACGTTGAGCGTCACGCCGGCCTGGGGCTTGCCCGTGAGGTCGAGCGCCAGCGCCTGGAACTTGAGTTTCTGGCTGGTGGAGACCCAGCCCTCGGTCTTGATGCCGGCGATGACCGAAGCGGGCCACAGCGTCTGCGTGCTGCGGATCGTCTGCACCTCGCCGTTCGGGTCGGCGTAGGTGGCTTCGAGCAGCAGCTCGCGCGCGGACTTCACCTTCGGCACCTTGTCGATCGTGACCTTGCCGGCGCCATCCTTGTTCAGGGTGAGTGGCAGCTTGTCGGCGATGACGCGGGTGTCGCTCGCGCTGTTGATGTCTTCGTCGGCGCCTGCGGTGTCGGCTGCGGCGGCTGCCTGCGTGCCGTCGCCCTGGTCGGCGCGCGGCGGGTTGAAACTGAAGGCGTCGTAGTCGGAAAAGCTCAGGCTCTTGCCGCGCACCATCGCCGACACGCGCACCGGCAGGTTGGCCGCGCCGCCGCCGGCCACGTAGTTGATCTGAACGTCGGTCGGCACGCTCGTCGCGGCCACCAGCGGTTTTTTCTCGGTGGGCGAGATTCGGCCTTCGAGCACGGGCAGGCGGAACTCCTCGACGCGGAACATGCCGGTGCTGAAGCTGCGGCTGCCGCCGCCTTCGTCGCCTTCGCCTTCTTCACTGTCGCCGTTGGCGTCCTTGCCGCCCCCGCTGCGCAGCATCACCTCGTACACGCCGAGCTTGGCGGCCGGTGGAATGGCAAAGCTGTTCTCCGCGCTCAGGCCGCCGGTGGCGGTCTTGCGCCAGGCGAGCGGCTGGGTAAAGCGCTGGCCGCTGCCCGTGTGGGTGATGACGAGCGTGTCGGGCCGGTTTTCCGGCAGGCCGAAGCCCTTGCTGGTCTGCGTGCGGATCAGGCTCTTCATCGACACCGTTTCGCCGGCGCGCAAGAGCGTGCGGTCGAAGATGGTGTGGGCGATGCGGTCGGGCTCGGGTTGCAGGTTGGTGGGCACGTTGAAGCGCCAGGGCTCGATGCCGCGCTGCCAGTCGCTGAAGGTGAAGGCGAGGTCTTCCACGCCCTTCTCGTCCTTCGCGCGGGCGCTCACGAACCAGGCGCCGCTGTCGTATTCGTTCGGGCCGTTGCAGCTGGGTGCCTGCGGCGACACGCCCTGCAGCGTGACGATGCCGTTGGCGTCGGTGGTGCCGGTGGCCACGGCCTTGCCGTCGCAGCTGGAGACGCGCACCTCGGCGCCCGCGACGACCTTGCCTTTGTCCAGCGTGGTGACCCAGGCCATCGAGTTCTCGCGGCCCAGCTTGAAGTGCACCGCCAGGTTGGTGGCCAGCGCGGTGGTGCGCACGTACATCGTGCGGCCGGCGGGATAGCGCTCGTCGAGCAGGGCTTCGCCCAGCTTCTGCGAGGCGATCTCAAGCACGTGGAAGCCCGGCGTCAGCGGAATGCCGATGACTTCGAACGGACGCGGGTCGCCGGCGTCCGACTTGGGCATGTCCAGCGCCTTCACGCCCGGCTGGCCGGCCAGCAGCGACAGCATGCGGGTCTGCAGGCTGGTGCGGTCGTCCTTGTCGATCACGGGGGGCAGCGCGCCCTTGACGTCCTTGCGCGCCTGCTCGCGCGAAACGGTGTAGCTGTCGTAGCGGCGCACCTTGCGGAACCACGCGATGATTTCCGCGTCGGTCTTCGGGTTCATGTCGCTCACCTTGCCGGGCGTGAGCGCGTTCACCAGCAGTTGCGGCTCCACGCGGCGCACGGTGACCGGCATCATGGCCGGGGTGTCGGGCTCGGCGAGCCGCTCGATCACGCCGAAAGGCGAGGCGGCGAACTTGGCCAGCGGCGGCATCGCGCCGGTCGCCACTTTCAGCGGAAAGGTGCCGGGCGTGGCCAGCGGGCGGCCCGAGGCGTCTTCGAACTTGGAGGGCAGCTCGATGCTGTACTGCATGCTCTCGGCCAGCGGCGGGCCGAAGCTCACGTTGTTGACCACGTCGTCGTCGCTCTGCGTGCCGCCATCGTTGTCCAGCTTGGCCTTGATCGTCTTGCCGTCGCCCTTGAGCTCGATCTGCGAAGCCAGCTTGCGCGTGACCGGCGCGTTGAACTGCAACTGCATCGGCCGCAGCGGCAGGCACGCCGACTGCGCGTTCTCGCGCTCGCAGGTGAAGGACACGGCGAAGGGCTCGCGCACCCGGTAGTCGAGCCGGCGCTCGACGTTGTTGGCAACGCCCGAGGGTGTGGCGACGCCCTTGCCGTAGACGACCTGCACCTTGGTGCCCGGCGTCAGCGTGCGGTTGCACTGCATCGTGATGAAGCGCAGCGGCTCCTTCTCGGCCGCCTTGTCGCGGCTGAAGGCCTTGAGCACGCCGGTGCGCTGCTCGCCGTCGAGCAGCTTGACCGGAATGCGCTCGCCCACGCCGTCGGCCGAGCACCAGACGTTCTGGCGCACGCTCTCCAGGGTGGCCGCGCCGTTGAGCTCGAGCACGAACATCTGCTGCTCGTCGATGGGGGAGTAGGTGCCCGGCATGTAACTGCGCACGAACGGGCC
This region includes:
- a CDS encoding alpha-2-macroglobulin family protein, with product MTRFVPSLLLAASTLLAAPSFALQITSLTPQGEVARVRQIVAKFDQAAVNFGDPKAPAPLSVSCSDAQAGKGTGRWTDAKAWVYDFENDLPPGVRCTVTRIPTFKPSAGGELTGPERYQFNSGGPFVRSYMPGTYSPIDEQQMFVLELNGAATLESVRQNVWCSADGVGERIPVKLLDGEQRTGVLKAFSRDKAAEKEPLRFITMQCNRTLTPGTKVQVVYGKGVATPSGVANNVERRLDYRVREPFAVSFTCERENAQSACLPLRPMQLQFNAPVTRKLASQIELKGDGKTIKAKLDNDGGTQSDDDVVNNVSFGPPLAESMQYSIELPSKFEDASGRPLATPGTFPLKVATGAMPPLAKFAASPFGVIERLAEPDTPAMMPVTVRRVEPQLLVNALTPGKVSDMNPKTDAEIIAWFRKVRRYDSYTVSREQARKDVKGALPPVIDKDDRTSLQTRMLSLLAGQPGVKALDMPKSDAGDPRPFEVIGIPLTPGFHVLEIASQKLGEALLDERYPAGRTMYVRTTALATNLAVHFKLGRENSMAWVTTLDKGKVVAGAEVRVSSCDGKAVATGTTDANGIVTLQGVSPQAPSCNGPNEYDSGAWFVSARAKDEKGVEDLAFTFSDWQRGIEPWRFNVPTNLQPEPDRIAHTIFDRTLLRAGETVSMKSLIRTQTSKGFGLPENRPDTLVITHTGSGQRFTQPLAWRKTATGGLSAENSFAIPPAAKLGVYEVMLRSGGGKDANGDSEEGEGDEGGGSRSFSTGMFRVEEFRLPVLEGRISPTEKKPLVAATSVPTDVQINYVAGGGAANLPVRVSAMVRGKSLSFSDYDAFSFNPPRADQGDGTQAAAAADTAGADEDINSASDTRVIADKLPLTLNKDGAGKVTIDKVPKVKSARELLLEATYADPNGEVQTIRSTQTLWPASVIAGIKTEGWVSTSQKLKFQALALDLTGKPQAGVTLNVRAVARITTTSRKRMVGGFYTYDNKTETKDIGTVCSGKSDARGLLLCESELKEAGEVELIASATDGDGRDAKAVSSVYVTKQGELWFGGEDNDRIDVLPEKKSYQPGEVAKFQVRSPFRFATALVSVEREGIIETHVVQLDGKDPTVTLQVKPEWGPNAYISVLALRGRLREVPWYSFFTWGFKAPREWWTAFWYEGKEYVAPTAMVDLSKPAYRLGMAEIRVGTRAHQLDVTVTSDKPSYPIRSKAQITITAKLPDGKPAAGAEVALAAVDQALLELMPNDSWNLLNAMLQRRSWGVSTSTAQMEIVGRRHYGRKAVPAGGGGGKGQTRELLDTLLVWNPKVVLDANGQAVVTVPLNDALTTFKIVAVADSGTSLFGTGQASIQATQDLQIISGLPPLVREDDQFRAQITLRNTTQKPMKVEATPRATLLTLETQTVDIPAGEAREVAWTVTAPAQLAQTRAEAILWEIEAKDTLGGARDALKVRQRIVPSVPLTVQQATLVQIDGPFTLDVAPPADALPGRGGLKLSLQPKLAEGLPGVRDWFANYPFICLEQKTSKSVGLRDAKMWQGVLATLPTYLDGDGLANYFPPRDGEANRGSDILTSYLLAATNEAAQLNPAFALADDVRAPMESGLIAFVEGRITREFWSPRKDLDVRKLAALEALSRYGKAKGSMLGSITIAPNQWPTSAVIDWLNILKRVNDVPQRQQRLDEANNVLKARLSYQGTKLIFSTEQDDYWWWLMTNGDVNTARLLLSVMDDPSWKDDIGKLANGFIGRQQNGAWHTTTANLWGGLALEKFSKVFESTPVAGVTAATLGAVKAQVNWSQVERVKTSDAAGAPNQTTFFGAPASPGNLKNNTMFLPWAASPSGAPVRDTLLVTQQGTGKPWLTLQSIAAVQLKAPFAAGYAIKKTITPVEQATAGKYTRGDVLRVTLEVNASADMTWVVISDPIPGGATILGGGLGRDSQIATQGEKKSGAGWAAFEERSFEAFRSYYEYLPKGVVKMEYTVRLNNVGDFALPPSRVEAMYAPEMFGEAPNARVKVEAAK
- a CDS encoding nuclear transport factor 2 family protein, giving the protein MNTLEIANKLVALCKEGKFDEARVLYAPEAVSVEAGGPPGQSREAVGLAAIQAKGEWWTANHEVHSWQVAGPWPHDDRFIVGFKFDVTMKPTKQRFTMEEMALYTVKDGKIVREEFFYSMGQ
- a CDS encoding GNAT family N-acetyltransferase, whose protein sequence is MSLEWRHTLEALDWNELSRLYEIAPLGHKKPADLQVVFSNSLFKCLVYEDGRLVGAGRAVADGLDCSYICDVAVHPDCQGTGLGKAIVAKLVEFSRGHRKIILYAVAGKEPFYKKLGFKRMRTAMAIFGNEQQARERGLIDDS
- a CDS encoding VOC family protein, with protein sequence MPRHLATVTLLVHDYDEAIRFFTEALRFDLLEDTPRGPGKRWVVVAPSRNAGATLLLAKAANDEQQAAVGNQAGGRVFLFLHTRDFAADHAHMKAHGVRFLEEPRHEPHGTVAVFLDLCGNKWDLLQPA
- the blaOXA gene encoding class D beta-lactamase, with amino-acid sequence MPLVPAPFTTRTPRAARRRTFLAQSGCGLLAALGATPFADAARPVVHVEERPDLATHFKEAGVRGTWVVLDSATAKLTVVDRRRADKRYSPASTFKIPNSLIALETGAVKDIDEILPYGGGTYKRKEWERDMNLRDAIRVSHLPIYRGVARRIGLARMNEWIAKLHYGNETLDTEVDQFWVNDKLQISAAEQVRFLMRLAQRSLPMSTRTQDMVHEITLLEKMPTHALHGKTGWYETPGFSLGWWVGWVAQANGSVQSFALNIDMHGEADVAKRIPLGRKLLARMNLLAA
- a CDS encoding SMP-30/gluconolactonase/LRE family protein, which produces MKILAEGLQFPEGPVALGDGSVVLVEMRAGRIVRVAPDGQIHTLSDCGGGPNGAAIGPDGALYVCDNGGSAYVPGRFTSTGPAPDYEGGSIRRVDLAGGSITTLYTHCGEHRLSSPNDLVFDAHGGFYFTDFGKKRARARDSGGVYYALPDGSRIVELAYGLLSPNGIGLSPDNRVLYVAETETARLWAFDIVAPGIVDKHPFPSPHGGRLVCGLPGFQRFDSLAVQASGHVCVATLVTGAISVIAPTGELVRQQAFPDIYVTNICFGGPDLKTAYLTLSATGQLVSLPWPEPGLRLHFNA